From one Cyanobacterium stanieri PCC 7202 genomic stretch:
- a CDS encoding hypothetical protein (KEGG: hypothetical protein~SPTR: Putative uncharacterized protein) has translation MYMTPKSGILLLVSCISAIACVGSIFELTSGNPELGENITSLILGFSIPLTIVSFVFAVKDARANSQ, from the coding sequence ATGTATATGACACCTAAGAGTGGTATTTTACTACTCGTTTCTTGTATAAGTGCGATCGCCTGTGTGGGTTCTATTTTTGAGCTTACTTCTGGAAATCCAGAGTTAGGGGAAAATATTACCAGTCTGATTTTAGGCTTCAGTATTCCCCTAACCATTGTCTCTTTTGTGTTTGCGGTGAAGGATGCCCGTGCCAACTCCCAATAA
- a CDS encoding cyanophycinase (PFAM: Peptidase family S51~TIGRFAM: cyanophycinase~COGs: COG4242 Cyanophycinase and related exopeptidase~InterPro IPR005320:IPR011811~KEGG: cyc:PCC7424_0874 cyanophycinase~PFAM: peptidase S51 dipeptidase E~PRIAM: Cyanophycinase~SPTR: Cyanophycinase;~TIGRFAM: cyanophycinase), with protein MKQYQRSSVLVIGGAEDKVHGREILQTFWRCAGGSDAIIGIIPSASREPTIIGDRYISIFRDMGVKDLKVLDVRDRIEGEDKSYQEYVEQCTAVFMTGGDQLRLCGLLADTPLMERIRQRVKLGEITLGGTSAGAAVMGHHMIAGGSSGESPNRALVDMAMGLGIIPEVIVDQHFHNRNRMARLLSALSNHPERIGVGIDEDTCALFTPDDHLEVIGKGTVTVVDAQAMSYTNQGKVDAESPLALHNLRVHILCHGDRYNRKTHQPTAAVNDQ; from the coding sequence ATGAAGCAATATCAAAGAAGTTCAGTGCTAGTGATTGGAGGTGCCGAGGACAAAGTACATGGACGGGAAATTTTACAAACCTTCTGGCGTTGTGCAGGAGGCAGTGATGCCATCATCGGCATTATTCCCTCTGCTTCACGGGAACCTACTATTATAGGCGATCGCTACATATCCATTTTCCGTGATATGGGAGTCAAGGATTTAAAAGTATTGGATGTGCGCGATCGCATCGAAGGAGAAGACAAATCCTATCAAGAATATGTAGAACAATGTACCGCCGTATTCATGACGGGGGGAGATCAACTCCGACTCTGCGGTTTACTCGCCGATACCCCCCTGATGGAGCGTATTCGCCAACGGGTAAAACTAGGGGAAATCACCCTCGGAGGCACCAGCGCCGGAGCCGCCGTCATGGGACATCACATGATCGCGGGAGGTAGTAGCGGAGAATCCCCCAATCGCGCCTTAGTGGATATGGCCATGGGCTTAGGCATCATCCCCGAAGTAATCGTCGATCAACATTTCCACAACCGTAACCGCATGGCAAGACTACTGAGCGCCCTTTCCAACCATCCCGAAAGAATTGGAGTCGGCATCGATGAAGACACCTGCGCCCTCTTTACCCCCGATGATCATTTAGAAGTAATTGGTAAAGGTACCGTTACCGTTGTTGATGCTCAAGCCATGAGTTATACCAATCAAGGAAAAGTAGATGCCGAATCACCTCTGGCTCTCCATAACTTGAGGGTACATATTCTCTGCCATGGCGATCGCTATAATCGTAAAACCCATCAACCCACAGCCGCCGTTAACGACCAATAA
- a CDS encoding hypothetical protein (KEGG: sml:Smlt1202 putative transmembrane protein~SPTR: Putative uncharacterized protein) — MINISFLCYAIVSLFSFVFGIIYITRDKFMPYHEVALNKTWEDLEQNQQTLLLALMRVAGSGFIGSSITTIFLIYVYNLYPTNIILLITPIPCLCMSFGSFLATTMVSQKTPAKPPLKLTILSFALLFVGILNSLFFVN; from the coding sequence ATGATTAATATTTCTTTTTTATGTTATGCGATTGTTTCCTTATTTTCCTTTGTTTTTGGAATTATTTATATAACTCGTGACAAATTCATGCCCTACCATGAAGTCGCACTAAATAAAACATGGGAAGACTTAGAACAAAATCAACAGACACTTTTATTAGCTTTAATGAGGGTGGCAGGAAGTGGCTTTATAGGAAGTAGCATTACCACTATTTTCTTAATTTATGTTTATAATCTTTATCCTACCAATATTATATTATTAATAACCCCTATTCCCTGTTTATGTATGTCTTTTGGATCTTTTTTAGCTACTACCATGGTTTCTCAAAAAACTCCTGCAAAACCTCCTTTAAAACTAACTATATTATCTTTTGCTTTACTATTTGTTGGAATCCTTAATAGTTTATTTTTTGTTAACTAA
- a CDS encoding translation factor SUA5 (PFAM: yrdC domain~TIGRFAM: Sua5/YciO/YrdC/YwlC family protein~COGs: COG0009 Putative translation factor (SUA5)~InterPro IPR006070:IPR004388~KEGG: cyc:PCC7424_1475 SUA5/YciO/YrdC/YwlC family protein~PFAM: SUA5/yciO/yrdC domain~SPTR: Sua5/YciO/YrdC/YwlC family protein;~TIGRFAM: Sua5/YciO/YrdC/YwlC family protein), whose product MATIYQLNSENPQERSIEQITDALKQGAIMLYPTDTVYAIGCDLNAKSAVQKVRQIKQLSSDKPLTFLCSSLSHISEYAVVTDEAYRIMKRLIPGPYTFVLPTTKLVPKLVMSPKRKTTGIRVPDNNICQSLLASLNNPIISTSGHFPDDEGKYPSYNWEKARLFDHLEKLVDIIIDNDDDPGLKVSTILDLSTSEPEVIRKGLGWENLDNLFTFSN is encoded by the coding sequence ATGGCTACTATATACCAATTAAACTCCGAAAATCCCCAGGAGCGATCGATTGAACAAATTACCGATGCCCTCAAACAAGGGGCCATTATGCTTTATCCCACAGATACAGTATATGCTATCGGTTGTGATTTAAATGCTAAATCCGCAGTACAAAAGGTAAGACAAATAAAACAATTATCTAGTGATAAACCCCTTACTTTTTTATGTTCTTCTTTATCTCATATTTCTGAATATGCGGTAGTTACTGATGAAGCCTATCGTATCATGAAAAGATTAATTCCTGGCCCTTATACTTTTGTTTTACCTACTACTAAATTGGTTCCTAAATTGGTCATGTCTCCTAAGCGTAAAACTACAGGAATTAGAGTACCTGACAATAATATTTGTCAGAGTTTATTAGCATCTTTAAATAATCCTATTATCTCTACATCTGGTCATTTTCCTGATGATGAAGGAAAGTATCCCTCTTACAACTGGGAAAAAGCTAGATTATTTGATCATTTAGAAAAGTTAGTGGATATTATTATTGATAACGATGATGACCCAGGGTTAAAAGTTTCTACTATTCTTGATTTGAGTACCTCCGAACCTGAAGTTATTAGAAAAGGTTTAGGATGGGAAAATTTAGATAATTTATTTACTTTTTCTAATTAA
- a CDS encoding cyanophycin synthetase (PFAM: RimK-like ATP-grasp domain; Mur ligase family, glutamate ligase domain; Mur ligase middle domain~TIGRFAM: cyanophycin synthetase~COGs: COG0769 UDP-N-acetylmuramyl tripeptide synthase~InterProIPR003135:IPR013221:IPR004101:IPR011761:IPR 011810~KEGG: cyc:PCC7424_0873 cyanophycin synthetase~PFAM: Mur ligase middle domain protein; ATP-dependent carboxylate-amine ligase domain protein ATP-grasp; cytoplasmic peptidoglycan synthetase domain protein~SPTR: Cyanophycin synthetase;~TIGRFAM: cyanophycin synthetase), protein MKILKTQTLRGPNYWSIRRQKLIQMRLDLEDVAEKPSNEIPGFYEGLVEILPTLIEHFCSRDHRGGFLERVKEGTYMGHIIEHIALELQELAGMPVGFGRTRETSTPGVYNVVFEYVYEEAGRYAGRAAVRLCNSIIKTGSYPPQELAQDIADLNDLRATSALGPSTETIIKEAETRSIPWMMLSARSMVQLGYGVNQRRIQATLSEHSGILGVELACDKEGTKTILRDAGVPVPRGTVIYYLDELADAIEDVGGYPIVIKPLDGNHGRGITIDINDWEDAEDAYDLAAAASKTRSVIVEKYYQGNDHRLLVINGKLIAVSERVPAHVVGDGTSTIDELIEQTNSDPNRGDGHDNVLTRISIDRTSLSVLKRQGFDMDTVLKEGEIAYLRATANLSTGGIAIDRTDDIHPKNVWIAERTAKIIGLDIAGIDVVTPDITKPLDEVDGVIVEVNAAPGFRMHVAPSQGLPRNVAAPVLEMLYPDNQPSRIPILAVTGTNGKTTTTRLLAHIYRQTGKVVGYTSTDGIYLGEYMVEKGDNTGPLSAGVILKDPTVEVAVLECARGGMLRSGLAFDSCDVGVVLNVAADHLGLGDIDTIEQMARVKGIIAEAVNPDGYSILNADDPLVAQMAKNVKGKVAYFSMSENNPIIIDHLRRDGIAAIYENGYLSIFEGEWTLRIEKAENIPVTMKGMAPFMIANALAASLAAFVNGVDIELIRQGVRTFNPGAAQTPGRMNLFEIKDYSVLVDYAHNPAGYEAVGAFVKNWQGDRLGVIGGPGDRRDEDLMLLGKIAAQTFDHIIVKEDDDKRGREKGEAADLIVKGILSENPEASYNVIIDEMEALETGLEKVKPKGLVVIFPESVTRTIEFIEKTQQDG, encoded by the coding sequence ATGAAAATCCTCAAAACACAAACCTTAAGGGGTCCCAATTATTGGAGCATTCGTAGACAAAAACTAATACAAATGCGTCTCGACTTAGAAGATGTTGCCGAAAAACCATCCAATGAGATCCCCGGCTTTTATGAAGGATTAGTAGAAATTCTCCCTACTTTGATAGAGCATTTTTGTTCCCGAGATCATCGTGGCGGTTTCCTCGAAAGAGTCAAAGAAGGTACCTATATGGGGCATATCATCGAACATATCGCCCTCGAACTGCAAGAACTAGCAGGAATGCCCGTGGGCTTTGGGCGTACCAGAGAAACCAGCACCCCAGGGGTTTATAACGTAGTCTTTGAATATGTTTACGAAGAAGCAGGACGTTATGCAGGGAGAGCCGCTGTCCGACTCTGTAACTCCATCATCAAAACAGGCAGTTACCCCCCCCAAGAACTAGCCCAAGACATTGCCGATTTAAACGACTTACGAGCCACTTCTGCCCTTGGTCCTTCCACCGAAACCATCATCAAAGAAGCAGAAACCCGCTCTATTCCTTGGATGATGTTGAGCGCTCGTTCCATGGTACAGCTAGGGTATGGAGTAAATCAAAGAAGAATCCAAGCCACCCTCAGTGAGCATTCAGGCATTTTGGGGGTAGAGTTAGCCTGTGACAAAGAAGGTACAAAAACCATTCTCCGTGATGCAGGGGTTCCTGTGCCTAGGGGTACAGTAATCTATTATTTAGATGAGTTAGCCGATGCCATCGAAGATGTGGGGGGTTATCCCATTGTTATCAAACCCCTTGATGGCAACCATGGTAGGGGCATCACCATTGATATTAACGATTGGGAAGATGCTGAGGATGCCTACGATTTAGCGGCGGCCGCCTCAAAAACTCGCTCGGTGATTGTCGAAAAATACTATCAGGGTAATGATCATCGTCTTTTGGTCATTAATGGTAAATTAATTGCCGTTTCCGAAAGGGTACCTGCCCACGTGGTGGGGGATGGCACTTCCACCATTGACGAATTAATTGAACAAACTAACTCAGATCCCAATCGAGGGGATGGTCATGATAATGTCTTAACCCGCATTAGCATCGATCGCACCTCATTAAGTGTCCTCAAAAGACAGGGCTTTGATATGGATACCGTACTCAAAGAGGGGGAAATTGCTTACCTGCGCGCCACCGCCAACCTCAGTACAGGGGGCATTGCCATCGATCGCACCGACGACATTCACCCCAAAAATGTCTGGATTGCCGAACGTACTGCCAAAATTATCGGTCTTGATATAGCAGGGATAGACGTAGTCACCCCCGATATTACCAAACCCCTCGATGAAGTGGACGGAGTAATTGTAGAAGTCAACGCCGCCCCAGGGTTTAGGATGCACGTAGCCCCCTCCCAAGGTTTACCTCGCAATGTGGCCGCCCCCGTGCTAGAGATGCTCTATCCCGACAATCAACCCAGTAGAATTCCCATTCTCGCCGTCACAGGCACCAATGGCAAAACCACCACCACCCGCCTTCTTGCTCACATCTACAGGCAAACAGGAAAAGTAGTGGGCTACACCAGCACCGACGGCATTTACCTAGGGGAGTACATGGTGGAAAAAGGTGATAATACTGGTCCTCTGAGTGCGGGGGTCATTTTAAAAGATCCCACCGTGGAGGTGGCGGTTTTAGAATGTGCTAGGGGAGGAATGCTCCGCTCTGGTTTGGCTTTTGATAGCTGTGATGTGGGTGTGGTGTTGAATGTAGCCGCAGATCACCTCGGTTTAGGAGATATTGACACCATCGAACAGATGGCAAGGGTAAAAGGGATTATTGCGGAGGCGGTAAACCCCGATGGTTACTCCATTTTAAATGCGGATGATCCTTTGGTGGCCCAGATGGCGAAAAATGTTAAGGGTAAGGTCGCTTATTTTTCCATGAGCGAAAATAACCCCATCATTATCGATCATCTCCGTCGGGATGGTATCGCTGCTATCTATGAAAACGGTTATCTCTCTATTTTTGAAGGAGAATGGACTCTACGCATCGAAAAGGCGGAAAATATACCTGTCACCATGAAGGGAATGGCACCGTTTATGATTGCCAATGCTTTGGCGGCTAGTTTAGCGGCCTTTGTAAATGGGGTAGATATTGAGTTAATCCGTCAAGGGGTACGTACCTTTAACCCTGGGGCGGCTCAAACTCCCGGCAGGATGAATTTATTTGAGATTAAGGATTATTCTGTGTTGGTGGATTATGCCCATAATCCCGCTGGTTATGAAGCTGTAGGGGCTTTTGTGAAAAATTGGCAGGGCGATCGCCTCGGGGTCATTGGGGGTCCAGGAGACAGACGGGATGAGGATTTGATGCTACTCGGTAAAATTGCCGCCCAAACCTTCGACCATATTATTGTCAAGGAAGACGATGACAAGCGAGGTAGGGAAAAGGGAGAAGCGGCGGACTTAATTGTTAAGGGTATCCTCAGCGAAAATCCTGAAGCTAGTTATAACGTTATTATCGATGAAATGGAAGCCTTGGAAACTGGTTTGGAAAAGGTTAAACCCAAAGGATTGGTGGTTATTTTCCCCGAAAGTGTCACTCGTACCATTGAATTTATCGAAAAAACTCAGCAGGATGGTTAA
- a CDS encoding tRNA (Guanine37-N(1)-) methyltransferase (PFAM: tRNA (Guanine-1)-methyltransferase~TIGRFAM: tRNA (guanine-N1)-methyltransferase~COGs: COG0336 tRNA-(guanine-N1)-methyltransferase~InterPro IPR016009:IPR002649~KEGG: syn:sll1198 tRNA (guanine-N(1)-)-methyltransferase~PFAM: tRNA (guanine-N1-)-methyltransferase~PRIAM: tRNA (guanine-N(1)-)-methyltransferase~SPTR: tRNA (guanine-N(1)-)-methyltransferase;~TIGRFAM: tRNA (guanine-N1)-methyltransferase), which yields MEINVITLFPDFFTSALHSSLLGRALKKQIATVNLVNPRDFTTDKHRTVDDVPYGGGVGMVLKPEPIFAAVESITPQCPQEVIMLTPQGQRMDQTLFKELSTNYRQLVLICGHYEGIDERVQNLVTREVSLGDFVLTGGEIPALTLIDGVVRLLPGTVGKQASLEAESFEDGLLDYPHYTRPPVFRGWEVPEVLRSGNHGAIAHWRHQKQLEATQKKRPDLLEKQEIISSSDKSLQ from the coding sequence GTGGAAATAAACGTTATTACTCTTTTTCCTGATTTTTTTACTTCTGCTCTTCACTCTAGTTTATTAGGTCGAGCTTTGAAAAAGCAAATCGCCACGGTGAACCTAGTTAACCCTAGAGATTTTACCACGGACAAACATCGCACGGTGGATGATGTTCCCTATGGAGGAGGGGTGGGCATGGTCTTAAAACCTGAGCCTATTTTTGCGGCGGTGGAATCTATAACTCCTCAGTGTCCCCAAGAGGTGATTATGCTTACTCCCCAAGGGCAAAGGATGGATCAGACTCTTTTTAAGGAGTTATCGACTAATTATCGGCAGTTGGTCCTTATTTGTGGACATTATGAGGGCATTGATGAGCGGGTACAAAATTTGGTGACACGGGAGGTGTCTTTGGGGGATTTTGTGCTGACGGGGGGAGAAATTCCTGCCCTAACTCTCATTGATGGGGTGGTGCGTTTGTTACCCGGTACGGTGGGCAAACAGGCTTCTTTGGAGGCGGAAAGTTTTGAGGATGGATTGTTAGATTATCCCCATTATACCCGTCCCCCTGTGTTTCGGGGGTGGGAGGTGCCAGAGGTTTTACGGTCTGGGAATCACGGTGCGATCGCCCATTGGCGTCATCAAAAACAATTAGAAGCTACCCAGAAAAAACGCCCTGATTTATTAGAAAAACAAGAAATCATATCCAGTTCGGATAAATCATTACAATAG
- a CDS encoding cytochrome c biogenesis protein transmembrane region (PFAM: Cytochrome C biogenesis protein transmembrane region~COGs: COG0785 Cytochrome c biogenesis protein~InterPro IPR003834~KEGG: npu:Npun_R5678 cytochrome c biogenesis protein, transmembrane region~PFAM: cytochrome c biogenesis protein transmembrane region~SPTR: Cytochrome c biogenesis protein, transmembrane region), with the protein MNLESISEQLYYLQQFANELVNSQLSHLTVFSVGIILLTGLLTSLTPCMLSMLPLTIAYIGGYQSRGRLSSFFQSIYFALGLATTLAILGVGAAVFGKVYGQIGVGLPILVSAIAIIMGLNLLEIIPLKLPSWGNTDWVAENIPDSLRSYLLGVTFGLVASPCSTPVLITLLAYIANTQNILLGTVFLLSYALGYVSPLILAGTFTGTLKKLLSLRMVTQWINPISGAILLGFGVISLASRLNLNSLFQFL; encoded by the coding sequence ATGAATCTTGAGTCCATCTCAGAACAATTATACTATTTACAACAGTTTGCCAATGAGTTGGTTAATTCCCAACTAAGTCATCTCACGGTGTTTAGTGTGGGTATTATTTTATTGACGGGATTGTTAACCAGTCTGACTCCCTGTATGTTGTCTATGTTACCCCTGACCATTGCCTATATTGGTGGTTATCAGTCTCGGGGCAGGTTATCTAGTTTTTTTCAGTCGATTTATTTTGCCTTGGGTTTGGCCACTACTCTGGCTATTTTAGGAGTTGGGGCGGCGGTTTTTGGTAAGGTTTATGGACAAATCGGGGTGGGTTTACCTATTTTGGTAAGTGCGATCGCCATTATCATGGGTTTAAACCTACTGGAAATTATCCCCCTCAAGTTACCAAGTTGGGGTAACACTGACTGGGTAGCAGAAAATATCCCCGACAGTTTACGGTCATATCTTTTGGGAGTAACCTTCGGTTTAGTTGCTTCCCCCTGTAGTACCCCCGTTTTAATTACCCTCCTTGCCTACATTGCCAACACTCAAAATATCTTACTGGGCACAGTTTTCCTCCTCAGCTACGCCCTCGGTTATGTATCCCCCCTGATTTTGGCAGGAACATTTACAGGTACTCTCAAAAAGTTACTTAGTCTGAGGATGGTTACTCAGTGGATAAACCCCATTAGCGGAGCGATTTTATTAGGGTTTGGGGTAATCTCCTTGGCATCTCGCCTCAATCTTAATAGTCTTTTCCAATTCCTTTGA
- a CDS encoding Uncharacterized conserved protein UCP037205 (PFAM: Uncharacterized protein conserved in bacteria (DUF2256)~InterPro IPR017136~KEGG: cyc:PCC7424_3546 hypothetical protein~PFAM: Uncharacterised conserved protein UCP037205~SPTR: Putative uncharacterized protein;~manually curated), which yields MAKQRKKSDLPTKICPVCGLSFSWRKKWEKCWDDVKYCSERCRRQKTLS from the coding sequence ATGGCTAAACAACGGAAAAAATCTGACTTACCCACAAAAATTTGCCCTGTGTGTGGTTTGTCTTTTTCATGGCGCAAAAAGTGGGAAAAGTGTTGGGATGATGTTAAATATTGTTCGGAAAGATGCCGAAGGCAAAAAACATTGTCATAG
- a CDS encoding hypothetical protein (KEGG: cyp:PCC8801_1277 hypothetical protein~SPTR: Putative uncharacterized protein): MKPDYRTVLINPNYANYGCLSLLLILTVVVAIVGWDWVINGVLIFLAFLIIAPVLGALGFRWWLKANVMEDSCPVCDYTFAGFNDKECRCPNCGEILVARNGHFERFTPEGTIDVNAVDVSVKKINDDPDN; the protein is encoded by the coding sequence ATGAAACCAGATTATAGAACAGTTTTGATTAACCCTAATTATGCAAATTATGGTTGTCTTTCATTACTACTAATACTAACGGTAGTTGTGGCAATTGTAGGTTGGGATTGGGTAATTAATGGGGTGTTAATTTTCCTAGCTTTTTTAATTATTGCCCCTGTTTTGGGTGCGCTTGGATTTCGCTGGTGGTTGAAGGCGAATGTGATGGAGGATAGTTGTCCTGTTTGTGATTACACTTTTGCTGGATTTAATGATAAGGAGTGTCGTTGTCCTAATTGTGGGGAAATTTTAGTGGCACGAAATGGACATTTTGAAAGGTTTACCCCCGAGGGTACTATTGATGTAAATGCGGTGGATGTTTCGGTGAAAAAAATTAATGATGATCCTGATAATTAA
- a CDS encoding hypothetical protein (PFAM: Protein of unknown function (DUF3750)~KEGG: cyh:Cyan8802_1668 hypothetical protein~SPTR: Putative uncharacterized protein), giving the protein MDKKVELRLAKIPYIGFMAVHYWFVVHDVHRCDRWEVWQNRDRGGKSWGHLHQNLMGVYQGVGNGDSWQEYLWQGKTAHRLMRVIENSYDHYPHCYLYRYFPGPNSNTYVAWVLNQAQINYSLSIKGIGKDY; this is encoded by the coding sequence ATGGACAAAAAAGTTGAGTTAAGACTGGCAAAGATTCCCTATATCGGTTTTATGGCTGTCCACTATTGGTTTGTAGTGCATGATGTCCATAGGTGCGATCGTTGGGAGGTGTGGCAAAACAGAGATAGGGGAGGAAAAAGTTGGGGACATCTCCATCAAAATTTGATGGGGGTTTATCAAGGGGTGGGTAATGGAGACAGTTGGCAGGAATACCTCTGGCAGGGAAAAACAGCCCATCGCTTAATGAGGGTGATTGAAAACAGCTATGACCATTATCCCCATTGTTATCTTTATCGTTATTTCCCAGGCCCCAATAGTAATACTTATGTGGCATGGGTATTAAACCAAGCTCAGATCAACTATTCTTTGAGTATCAAAGGAATTGGAAAAGACTATTAA
- a CDS encoding hypothetical protein (KEGG: mea:Mex_1p3431 hypothetical protein~SPTR: Mpr), whose translation MDNNNFTIGIIEGDSRGIVPASDVFPFSSVVTLDAQFENNRNSNVVGTGVMITPNHVLTAGHVVYNPRRFNNPIPTAVRATPSALQGELNSRVIGNELDPSANVNGINYLLDFDQVSGTVRGLTPFDRDIALLTTNDNPAPLAPDEVVGIVTFVDPQSALGLGVSSAGFPSDGRTIGDNSTMARLNGRTLVQSPKPGLGLDPQNPDTGSIRQVGDRTRGSNDEFIDLERIIYFSFDIDVEGGQSGSPVWHILQGDTTPRVLGLITGSLTRNPMDLGIDFGNSGILITTDIYNNITTQLEQDGWGEWGNVLPENAIVGSNENDLIIGSFRRERIIGAGGENLLFGGGGDDRLEGGAGIDLALFAEPVENYTIIIEDLENGIFTIEHTGGSQTEGRNLLTNIEMAVFGYDINLSAQEQNNLSFLPLNIEPNQDILTNLSDRFPSIANINELILPREIYQPTVANTTPETSDSLFHNNNSPPAPVHNNPFASLFSGLTPREDAIYLSSSGIDNTNHNPIPWLESNSLVQPSPLHQSIFPQTT comes from the coding sequence ATGGACAATAATAATTTCACAATTGGTATCATCGAAGGAGATTCCCGTGGTATTGTTCCTGCCTCCGATGTATTTCCCTTTTCGTCCGTGGTGACTTTGGATGCTCAATTTGAGAATAATCGAAATTCCAATGTAGTTGGTACGGGAGTAATGATTACCCCCAATCATGTCCTAACGGCTGGTCATGTGGTCTATAATCCTCGTAGGTTCAATAATCCTATTCCCACCGCCGTGAGAGCAACCCCTAGTGCTTTACAAGGGGAATTAAATTCGAGGGTAATTGGTAATGAATTAGATCCTTCGGCAAATGTTAATGGGATTAATTATTTATTAGATTTTGATCAAGTTTCTGGGACTGTTAGGGGTTTAACTCCTTTTGATCGAGATATTGCTTTACTTACTACCAATGATAACCCTGCACCCTTAGCACCTGATGAGGTGGTGGGAATTGTGACTTTTGTAGATCCTCAATCGGCTTTGGGTTTGGGTGTCAGTAGTGCTGGTTTCCCCTCTGATGGTCGTACCATCGGCGATAATAGTACCATGGCAAGGTTAAATGGTCGAACTTTGGTACAGTCTCCAAAACCCGGTTTGGGTTTAGATCCTCAAAACCCTGATACGGGTAGTATTCGTCAGGTGGGCGATCGCACCAGAGGCTCTAATGATGAATTTATTGATTTAGAAAGAATTATTTATTTTTCCTTTGATATTGATGTGGAAGGAGGGCAAAGCGGTAGCCCTGTATGGCATATCCTTCAAGGGGACACCACACCAAGGGTTTTAGGATTAATTACAGGTAGCCTCACCAGAAATCCCATGGATTTGGGTATTGATTTTGGTAATAGTGGTATTTTAATTACTACGGATATTTACAACAATATTACTACTCAATTAGAACAAGATGGATGGGGAGAGTGGGGTAATGTATTACCAGAAAATGCGATCGTTGGTTCTAACGAAAATGATTTAATTATCGGTTCATTTCGCCGAGAGAGAATTATCGGTGCGGGGGGTGAAAATCTCTTGTTTGGTGGGGGCGGTGATGACAGGTTAGAAGGGGGGGCAGGTATTGATTTGGCTTTGTTTGCTGAACCTGTAGAAAATTATACGATCATCATCGAAGACTTGGAAAACGGTATTTTTACCATCGAACATACGGGGGGAAGTCAGACAGAGGGCAGAAATTTACTCACCAACATCGAAATGGCTGTTTTTGGTTATGACATTAATTTATCTGCGCAAGAACAAAACAATCTTTCCTTTTTACCTTTAAACATTGAACCAAATCAGGATATTTTAACTAACCTTTCCGATCGATTTCCCAGTATTGCTAATATCAATGAGCTAATTTTACCAAGGGAAATTTATCAACCCACCGTGGCAAATACTACCCCAGAAACATCCGATTCCCTTTTCCATAACAACAATTCTCCACCAGCACCTGTCCATAACAATCCCTTTGCCAGTCTTTTTAGTGGTTTAACACCCCGAGAAGATGCCATTTATTTATCTTCCTCTGGCATTGATAATACTAATCATAATCCAATACCATGGCTAGAGTCTAATTCATTGGTACAACCTTCTCCTCTTCATCAGTCAATATTTCCTCAGACGACTTAG